The Labilithrix sp. nucleotide sequence CGAGGTGCTCCATCACGATGAAGGGCACGCCGTCGTCGCTCATGCCGTGATCGAGCATCTGTACGACGTGGGGGCTCTTCACCTGCGCCGCAGCGGCAGCTTCGCGCGAGAAGCGGCTCCGTGCCCCTTCGCTCTGCCCGAGGTCGTCGAGCATGAACTTCACGACGACGCGCGTCTTCAGGCCTTGATGATCGGCGAGCCAGACCGCGCCCATGCCGCCGGACGAGAGCGGGCTCACGAGGGAGACCCCCTTCGTGATCTGCTGTCCGGCTGAGAGGCGCGCCTGCGCGGCCGTCGTCACGGCCCCCATGCTAACAGGTATGCTGGTCGGGCATGCACCCTGTCCGTCTCGTCACGTACAACGTGCGGTACTTCGGCCATGGGACACGTGGTCTCGCCAGCACCGGCGGCGCGATGGTGCGGATCGCGAACGCGCTCGCGGCGCTCGACCCGCTCGCGGACGTGATCTGTCTGCAAGAGGTCGAGACGACGTCGTTCCGCTCGAACGTCATCCATCGCGCGACGAACGGCGAGACGCAGCTCGAGCGTTTGATGCAGATGCTGCACGGCGCGCTCGTCGCCGCCGGCAAGCGCGACACCTACGAGGCGTATTACTTCCCGGCGCATCAATACCGCGTCACGCAGACGGCCTCGTATTACACGACCGGCCTCGCCGTCATCGCGAAGCGCGATTTCCAGATCGCGCATCACAACGCGGGGAGCCCGCACGACATCACGTTCCGGCGGAGCCGCCTCCACGCGGTGCGCCGCGTGAAGCAGACGCGCATCTGCGCCCACCTCCGCGTCGTGCACAAATCGGGCGTCGACCTCGACGTCTTCAACACCCACCTCTCGCTGCCGACGACGTTCTCGCGCGAGTTCTG carries:
- a CDS encoding endonuclease/exonuclease/phosphatase family protein — translated: MHPVRLVTYNVRYFGHGTRGLASTGGAMVRIANALAALDPLADVICLQEVETTSFRSNVIHRATNGETQLERLMQMLHGALVAAGKRDTYEAYYFPAHQYRVTQTASYYTTGLAVIAKRDFQIAHHNAGSPHDITFRRSRLHAVRRVKQTRICAHLRVVHKSGVDLDVFNTHLSLPTTFSREFWFEPRRMGWGPNQLEEAKTLCDFIKKEKKSERWVLVGDFNALPGSPVYRHLRECGYRDAFGEYHEWDDETLVRWPTAGFMNLRMHLDHVFCGPGLRWLHFDGTHKFGQKNGVWRGLSDHVPIVGTFTLQP